The window GTTGCCGCCCATCAATTCCTCTGGCTTGATCTTACGATCGCGGGCGCGTTCGGCCAGCTCATTGAGTTCTCGTGAAATCTCCAGGACGCCCTTTTGATCGACATTGCGGATCACCGGCACCAGCAAGCCGCGTTCCGTGTCCACTGCGACGCCGATATGCACGTAGTCCTTGTATACAATCTCGTCGTTTTGAAGATCGAGGCAGGCGTTGAATTTCGGAAACATGCGCAAGGCCTGCGCCAGAGCCTTGAGCGTAATGGCCGTTACGGTGATGCGCTGCCCGCTCTTTTCCAATTTCTTAGACTTTGCTTTGCGAAACTCTTCGATTTCGGTAATGTCTGCGTCGTCGTACTGGGTGACGTGCGGGATTGTATTCCAGGACAGCGCCATCTTCTCGGCGGTCTTGCGCCGGATGCCGCTCATCGCCTCGCGCCGAACGGCGCCGAAAGCGCTGAAGTCAGGAAGCGGCGGAGCGGACATTGCACCGCCGCCGCCGGCGGCCACGCCGCGTCGCTGCACCACATCTTTTACGTATTGCTTAACATCGGATTCGCGAATGCGTCCTCCCGGTCCGGAGCCCTGGATGCGCTGGATCTCGGCGCCCAATTCGCGGGCCAGTCGACGAACCGAGGGCGAGGCCGGGGCCGGATTGCCAATTTCGCCTGGTCTACCGCGCTTCGATGGCGCGACTGGCGCGACTGGCGCGGCGGGCGATGCCGTCGTCACTGTCGCGGCTGGAGCAGAGGCCGGCGAGGAAGCTGCAGGCGACGCTGGCGCAGCAGCAGGCGGCGCTGCTGAAGCTGGCGCGCTTGCACTCTGCGCCGCGCTAGCTGTATCAATGGTGGCAATGACCTGACCGACCTTGATCTTCTGTCCAGCCTGGATGCGCAATTCGCGAACCACGCCGGCAAAAGGCGCCGGCACCTCCAGCGAGGCCTTGTCGCTTTCCACTTCCAGCAGGGCCTGTTCGGCCTGCACCGATTCGCCGACGGCAACCAGCACCGAAGTTACATCTGCGGTTTCAATGTTCTCGCCCAGCGAGGGGATGCGCACTTCTTGAATCATGTAAAGCTTCCTGCTCGTTCTCCCATCAAGCCCAGTGCAGTCGATGCGGATCGATTTTATCGCCAGCGATGCCAGAGCTCTGGCGCAGTTTCTGCGCCTGCGCGCGGTCAATCTTGCCGGCCTCGGCCAGCTTGTTCAGCGCTGCCAGGGCAATGTAGCGGCGATCAACCTCAAAGTAGTCGCGCAGCGATTGTCGACTTTCGCTGCGTCCAAAGCCGTCGGTGCCCAGGGCGTGGAAGGGCGCCTGGATCCAGCGGGCAATGGAGAGCGGCAGCGCCTTGGTATAGTCCGACGCGGCAATGACGACGTCGCCCTTGCCCTTCAAAACTTCAACGATGTAGGGCGTGCGACTCGGCTCGCCCAGCAGCGCGGCGCGCTCGCAATCCATGGCGTCTTTCCAGAGTTCCTTGTAGGAAGTGACGCTCCAGACATCGGCGGCGACGCCAAAGTCTTTCTCCAGCAATTCAGCGGCCGCCAGCGTCTCGTTCATGATTGCGCCGCTGCCAAAAAGCTGAACGCGCGCCTTCGCCCCGGATAGGCCGCTTTTGCGAAAGAGGTAGATGCCGCGCAGAATTTCCTGCTTCAGCTTCTCGGCGGGACCTGGCGCCGGCGGATGTTCGTAGTTTTCATTGCCGGCCAGGATGTAGTAGATAACATTCTTCTGTTCTACAAACATCCGACGATAGCCTTCTTCAATGATGGCCGCCGCCTCGTAGGAGAAGGCTGGATCATAACAGAGCACGTGCGGGTAGGGGTAGCTCAGCAAGGGCGTATGACCGTCCTGATGCTGCAGTCCCTCGCCAGCCAGGGTAGTGCGACCGGCCGTGCCACCGATCAAGAAACCGCGGCAGCCCATGTCGCCGGCGGCCCAGATCAAATCGCCGATGCGCTGGAAGCCAAAGATCGAGTAAAAAAGAAAGAAGGGGACCATTTGCACGCCGTGCGAAGCGTAGCTGGTGCCGGCGGCAATGAAGGACGACATGGCGCCGGCCTCGGTGATGCCTTCTTCCAGAATCTGACCGTCCACTGCTTCCTTATAGTAAAGCAACGTGTCGCGGTCGACGGGCTCGTAGCGCTGGCCGACGTGCGAATAGATGCCCACCTGGCGAAACAGCGCTTCCATGCCAAAGGTGCGAGCCTCATCAGGGATGATGGGCGTGATGCTTTTGCCGCCTTCCTTGTCGCGCAATAGCTTGGAGAGGATGCGCACAATCACCATTGTTGTGGAGGCGTCGCGCCCTTCGCCCGCTTCGTAGAACTCCTTGAAGATCTCAAAGGACAGCGGTTTCAGCGGCGGAGAATCATTGCGTCGCGCCGGCAGCGGACCGCCCAGTTTTTCGCGCCGCTCGCGCAGGTATTTGACCTCCGGACTTTCGGCGCCCGGCGAATAGAAAGGCGCATCGCCAACGCGATCGTCATCGATGGGGATGGCAAAACGCGAACGAAAACGCCGCAGTTCGTCGTCGTTCAGCTTCTTCTGGGAGTGCGTGATGTTCTTGCCTTCGCCAGCCTCGCCCAGGCCGTAGCCTTTGATGGTCTTGGCCAGAATAACCGTGGGCGCGCCATCGGCCTCCTGCACGGCGCGACGATAGGCGGCGTAGACTTTCTCTGGATCATGACCGCCGCGATTGAGCTTCATGATGTCTTCGTCGGTCATGTTCTCGACCATCTTCTTCAGTCGCGGATCGGCGCCAAAGAAGTGCTCGCGAATGTAGGCCCCGTCGGAGGCGCTGAATTTCTGGTACTCGCCATCGACCGCGCTTTCCATACGCTGTACCAGAGCGCCATCCTGGTCGCGCTCCAGCAGCGGATCCCAGGCCGCGCCCCAGATAACCTTGATCACATTCCAGCCGGCGCCGCGGAAAATTGCCTCCAGCTCTTGAATGATCTTGTAGTTGCCGCGCACCGGTCCGTCCAGACGCTGCAAGTTGCAATTGATGACAAAGACAAGGTTATCCAGCTTCTCGCGCGAGGCCAGGGTGATTGCGCCCAGCGTTTCCGGTTCATCGGTTTCGCCGTCGCCCAGGAAGGCCCAGACCTTGCCGGTGCGCTTGACGATGCCGCGATCCTCCAGGTAGCGATTGTAGCGAGCCTGGTAAATGGCCATGATCGGCCCCAGTCCCATGGATACAGTAGGAAATTCCCAGAAGTCTGGCATGCAGTAGGGATGCGGATAGGAAGAAAGACCGCCGCCCTTGCCCAGCTCGCGGCGGTAGTTAGCCAATCGCGATTCATCAAGGCGCCCTTCGAGGAAGGCGCGCGCGTAAAGTCCAGGCGCACAATGCCCCTGGAAGTAAACCAGGTCGCCGCCGGACTCGTCTTGCTTGCCGCGCAGGAAATGATTGAAGGCTACTTCCAGCAGCGTCGCCGAAGAAGCGAAGCTGGAGATGTGGCCGCCAATGCCATACTCGACGCGATTGGCGCGCACCACAGTGGCCATTGCGTTCCAGCGAATCAGACTGCGCAGTCGCCATTCAATCTCATGATTGCCCGGGTAACGCGGTTGTGCATCGTGGGCGATGGTATTTACGTATGGAGTGTTCGCGGCGTACGGGAGATGGATGCCGAACTCTGCGGCGCGGTTCTGCAAATTTCGCAGCAGCCGTTTGACTCGCTCCGGGCCGCCGTGCTTGATGACGTAATCCAGCGATTCCAGCCACTCCTGTGTTTCAATCTGCTGTATTTCCAGATCTTCTTTGTTCAGGCCAGGATCGGACATAGAGCCCGAAGGCGACGCTAAACAGCGAGCCGGTCAATCAATTTCGCGGGCGCCGCCAGCTTCTTGCAGCTCGTCGCTCAGCTGCGAGGCCAGTCAGGGGCGAGAATTCTGCGCGACAGCAATTGGCAAGGCCGCAGCAATCGAACCAGGAGAGTTTGATCGATGCATCGCACCATAATTTTATCATCCCTGCCAATACTGGCTGTGGCCTGCCTGGCGGGCTGTAGCGGCGCCGGCGGCCAAAGCGCCCGGGCTGATCTGCAGGCCAAAAGCGACAGCCACGTCAGCGGAACGGTTCAGTTCCAT of the Leptospirales bacterium genome contains:
- the aceE gene encoding pyruvate dehydrogenase (acetyl-transferring), homodimeric type yields the protein MSDPGLNKEDLEIQQIETQEWLESLDYVIKHGGPERVKRLLRNLQNRAAEFGIHLPYAANTPYVNTIAHDAQPRYPGNHEIEWRLRSLIRWNAMATVVRANRVEYGIGGHISSFASSATLLEVAFNHFLRGKQDESGGDLVYFQGHCAPGLYARAFLEGRLDESRLANYRRELGKGGGLSSYPHPYCMPDFWEFPTVSMGLGPIMAIYQARYNRYLEDRGIVKRTGKVWAFLGDGETDEPETLGAITLASREKLDNLVFVINCNLQRLDGPVRGNYKIIQELEAIFRGAGWNVIKVIWGAAWDPLLERDQDGALVQRMESAVDGEYQKFSASDGAYIREHFFGADPRLKKMVENMTDEDIMKLNRGGHDPEKVYAAYRRAVQEADGAPTVILAKTIKGYGLGEAGEGKNITHSQKKLNDDELRRFRSRFAIPIDDDRVGDAPFYSPGAESPEVKYLRERREKLGGPLPARRNDSPPLKPLSFEIFKEFYEAGEGRDASTTMVIVRILSKLLRDKEGGKSITPIIPDEARTFGMEALFRQVGIYSHVGQRYEPVDRDTLLYYKEAVDGQILEEGITEAGAMSSFIAAGTSYASHGVQMVPFFLFYSIFGFQRIGDLIWAAGDMGCRGFLIGGTAGRTTLAGEGLQHQDGHTPLLSYPYPHVLCYDPAFSYEAAAIIEEGYRRMFVEQKNVIYYILAGNENYEHPPAPGPAEKLKQEILRGIYLFRKSGLSGAKARVQLFGSGAIMNETLAAAELLEKDFGVAADVWSVTSYKELWKDAMDCERAALLGEPSRTPYIVEVLKGKGDVVIAASDYTKALPLSIARWIQAPFHALGTDGFGRSESRQSLRDYFEVDRRYIALAALNKLAEAGKIDRAQAQKLRQSSGIAGDKIDPHRLHWA
- a CDS encoding 2-oxo acid dehydrogenase subunit E2; translation: MIQEVRIPSLGENIETADVTSVLVAVGESVQAEQALLEVESDKASLEVPAPFAGVVRELRIQAGQKIKVGQVIATIDTASAAQSASAPASAAPPAAAPASPAASSPASAPAATVTTASPAAPVAPVAPSKRGRPGEIGNPAPASPSVRRLARELGAEIQRIQGSGPGGRIRESDVKQYVKDVVQRRGVAAGGGGAMSAPPLPDFSAFGAVRREAMSGIRRKTAEKMALSWNTIPHVTQYDDADITEIEEFRKAKSKKLEKSGQRITVTAITLKALAQALRMFPKFNACLDLQNDEIVYKDYVHIGVAVDTERGLLVPVIRNVDQKGVLEISRELNELAERARDRKIKPEELMGGNISLTNLGGLGTTYFTPIVNWPDVAVLGVGRAKMQPVWNGKEFRPRMMMPFSVSYDHRIIDGADAARFLRWICEALEQPIHMAL